ATCGGTAGGCGGCTGGCACGACGGCGACCACAGCGCCTTTGACGCTATCGGGGCCAGTGCCCAGTACACCCGCGCGTTCGTCGCCAACCTGCTGCATTTTGCTGACGACTACCAGCTCGACGGGATAGATATTGATTGGGAATATCCGGATACCTGCACGGCTCCCGGCTACGCGGCCCTTTTACAGCAGCTCGCCGCCCGGCTGCACAGCCAGGGCAAGCTCCTGACTGCCGCGGTGGCCGGCGGGGCCTGGGGCGGGCCGGGCATCGAGCGCGGCGTATTCGAAAGCGTTGATTTTCTGAATATTATGGCCTACGATGGCCCGCACCCGATGCATGCCACTTACGCCTCGGCGGTTCAAACGCTGGCCTACTGGAAGCTGCGCGGCTTACCAGCCAGCAAAGCCGTGCTCGGAGTGCCGTTTTACGCCCAGCCCGGCGGCATACCCTATGCCAGCCTCCTGGCGCAGGGGGCCGAC
The sequence above is drawn from the Hymenobacter baengnokdamensis genome and encodes:
- a CDS encoding glycosyl hydrolase family 18 protein: MKASQLAQVILVALLLAPAAGRAQFRVVGYVPSWHGSITNAQLAQLTHVNYAFLQPTATGGLHPIDNPAKLRQLVAAAHAAHVRALVSVGGWHDGDHSAFDAIGASAQYTRAFVANLLHFADDYQLDGIDIDWEYPDTCTAPGYAALLQQLAARLHSQGKLLTAAVAGGAWGGPGIERGVFESVDFLNIMAYDGPHPMHATYASAVQTLAYWKLRGLPASKAVLGVPFYAQPGGIPYASLLAQGADPNADSFKNLGYNGLATIASKTTLALDQASGIMIWELTQDAAGASSLLAAISRLVAQHAQAPAVGR